In the genome of Arachis hypogaea cultivar Tifrunner chromosome 9, arahy.Tifrunner.gnm2.J5K5, whole genome shotgun sequence, the window GCATTAGTGATCACCAGACCTTGTGGATCTCCCCACATGTTAAGGATCGTTTTATGTACTGTGATCGTATTCAACACCTTTCCCGTCAACACCCGGCCAACTAACTTTTGATCTgtcttttctccatgttgagttaaaGATTTTTCCAAGTCTAGAACATCCCCTTCCATGGCTGCGTTTTCTGTCCCTTCCATGACTTGTCTTGTTGAGTTGTATTACTTTTTTGTTCTGTCCCTCTCCGTTGTTTTGTGATTATCTTTGAACTTATATTTGATCTGGACTTGAGTAGTTGTTATGATTTCAGAGTTTCGCTGTCGAAGCAGTATAACTCCACTCTTGGAGAACGTGAGGCTCCACTCTTGGAgaagttagtttttaatttttttttggaatagaGTCTATTCTGCGTGTCTGCACAATCTTTTGCTTTTTCATTGATATTGTAACTGCATCTGAATCCTACATTTTGTAAGAATTGGGCCCTGCCAGAACCAAAAGCCCACATTATCAAATAATGATTAGCCCTTTTTGAACAGAAAGCCCATCTTATGACCCAAATAGTTGCACGCTATACACCATTGTCGCTTCGACATTCACTTGttcatcttctctctcttcctctcttcccGTCTGTCACCGCACGAACCGTACAGTCGCTTTCTCTCTCCGACCCTGCGAGACCGAGCGATCCAATTCCTCCGCACCACCATGTTCCGCCGAGCATCTACCCTCCTTCGCCGCCCACTGATGGGCGCTACATCCCGCCGATTCTCGACGGATCTGCCGGCGGCGGCCGTAGAAGATTCGAGCTTCGTGGAGGCATGGAAGAAAGTGAGCCCAAACGTGGATCCACCAAAGACTCCATTGGCTTACATGAAGCCTCGCCCAGCCACTCCTTCTTCCCTTCCTTCCAAGCTTACTGTCAACTTCGTCCTCCCTTACGCTTCCGAACTCTCCGCTAAAGAGGTCACTGAtaccttctttcttcctctttccccTGCGTTTCCTTTTGTGTGCATTGATTTTCTGTCAGGGTTCTTTTTGTCTTTGTTCATACGACTGTTTTGTTTCTCGTGGCACTTTGCAGATGATTCACCAATTAATATGGAATAGGGTTATAGATTATATATTCCTCTCCCTCCAATTCCTCTCATTTCAATTGCAATCATCTGTGTTCCTCTCGAACTGGATTATAGGTCAGGAAAGATACCTAAGGAATTAATGGTGACTGATGCTGTTGTAATTTTCCCCAATTTTCACGTAATATTTATTGTTCAAATCGTCCAACCAATGTTGTAAGTGAACTTTTGCTTTAATTAGATTAGGTTCTGAATATTCTTATATGACTGCCTAATGATCCGCTAAATTCTTCTTTAGATGGTCATTTTCTGTCCTTCTGTCTTGGTGATTTCTTCTCCTGTTTGAAAGAGTTCATTTACATTTATTGTTCTTGTTTTCAATTAGTTGTGTATTGAAATGGAATGTGGTTTTTTCCTTCACTATATTTTTTTCCTCTGCCTGGCGGATTTAATCTGTATAATGAGCTGAATTGGTTATTTCCGGAAGATAAATTGTTTTATCTACGTGTTTGGCAGTCATCAACAAAAAACCTACGATTTTGTTGAATCATCATATACATGGTTCGACGATTTGATTGAGTTAAGGCCATATTGTTTCCCATAAGTTTGAGTAGTTTCAAAATGAGCAATGGACCAGTGTTTATGATAGGAAGCAATGACGTGATGTCTTTATATTCATGTAGTGTGCCCCGTGAAGTGGGAAAATACATTAGCCTTGGTTTCTGTCATTCACCTTCTAGGATCTTCTTGGATCCCGTTTCACAtgcttttcttgaaacttttcaTTTAACATCTGACCTAGGCACTAGGCATATAACATGGTTTCAAGGTTGCAAGCAAGTATAGATGTTTTTTGCTATGTACAGCATTGTTATTTGTTAAATTTGGACCTGGTAACTGCCATAGAGCATGATGTGTTGCTGTTTTATTGCCCACtttgattttaaaaacaaaaaagctgCATCATTGCGCAATCAAGCCAGAGATATTTCTAGCATTCCAAATAGCTTCCCATCTCCCTTTTTATCCCCTTTTTTTCTTGATAAAACGTTAGAAATAGAGGAATGTAGCAAAAACATCAGAAAATGGATAGCTGTccattaataaactaataatcatTCCATATTTCAAACGGTTAGCCTGCCATCTTTGATTTTTCCATCATCTCGAAATTgttgattttataatttattgctttttcttcttaTCAACTTCTTTTAGGGATTGAGTCTTCTTTTAGGGATTGAGTCGTGAAAGTCGTACCGTGTAGAAATCATGATTCAGTTGCCTAATATCCATTCTTTGCAAATGTAATTGTTTTGTATatctataatattattaattatttcgtGACTGATTTCGAACCATCTAAATTATTGTTGAAAATCTTGCTTATCTGACTTTCCACTCATGATTTGAACAATTAttattaaactcttttttttttattgttgtataAATTGTGAAAAGAGTGGCTGATTGgctattttataaaaaatgtaaCTAGTAAAACATTATACAAAACCCCTTCCTTCAAGCAGTTGTTTGATGTTGTATTTTGTTAACTCAATTTTGTGGTTGTCCCTGTTGTAAACTTTTAATCCTCAATTTAGTTATTTTAAAGATGTTCTGGAGTCTGTAACTCAGCCTGATGCAACTAAACATGTGAGTAGTTGATGCATTGTAATGGAAGCTTGACATTCTTGTCTGGTTTGTGTTGTTTGCTGTTGCTGTTAAGACAGCGGGCCTTGCTTAAATTATTTGCTAGTATTTGGAAATGAAATATCGTATACTAGTTTCTTTTGACACTGGTAAACTCTATGTTTTGGTTTGATTAGGTGACTACAAAAGTGTACTTGCAgatattttggaaaaataaaatactGTGATAAACAGAAGCATTAGTATTGGTGATTTTAAGTTGCTAGCATTTGTTTATTTGCTCTCCATGCGCATGTATTGAAGAACTTTATGCACTTGGAGGGAATGCTAGGCACAGATCTTGAAGAGAAACAAGATGGGATAAGAGAACTATACTTGTCAAAAGacaaataacaagagaaatataCTGTACCTTGGCCTATTTTACTTCCCAGTGCCCACACATTATCTCTTACTTTTTCTTATTGAATTCACTTGGTATTAAACTAGTCTTCCATCTATTGTACTTAATATCTCTACAAATGTGTGAAAATATATTACGGTCTTACCCCCACATCATGAAATAGTATTGATGGTTATTAGAAGTGGGTAACTTGCAACATTTGTTGCAATATTTGTTGCAATTTAGTTGTCTAGATTGACACCATGGATTCTCTCATTTTTATTGCTAGCCATCAGTTCCATCATTTTTGGGGATGCAGATTTCTAggggtaaaaaataataataaataaaattcttgATTCTTCATCCTTGGAAATGTCGTAATTTTATCTTAACTAGTCAATTAAGAGTGGAATCCATGTGTAGGTTGACATGGTAATAGTACCTGCAACAACTGGGCAAATGGGTGTTCTCCCTGGACACGTTGCAACGATTGCAGAGTTGAAACCTGGTGTCCTATCCGTTCATGAAGGCAATGATGTGACCAAGTACTTTGTCAGTAGTGGCTTTGCCTTCATCCATGCAAATTCGGTTGCTGATATAATAGCTGTTGAAGCTGTACCAGTAGATCGAATTGATGCAAACTTAGTCCAGAAGGGACTTCAAGAGTTCACTCAGAAGCTGAACTCTGCGACAACTGATTTGGAGAAAGCTGAAGCTCAGATTGGAGTTGATGTGCATAGCGCTCTCAACTCAGCACTTACAGGCTAAGTATTGTAGTTGATGTTACCTTTTATGAGTTTATTTGCACCCTCTAGCATGGCTTCGTGTCATCGATTTGTGTCTTTGTATTCAAAGTTACTGCAGATCATTTTGACCTTGTATTTCTCGGAAGAAAgtgatttgataaaataatttttccaaAAGCTACCATCTAGCTAAGGATTGAGCAAGACCCTTGAAACTTGAAAGAAAAGCTTAATAATTGTTGTTGATATAAGGGCAACATGAGCCGGTTCCACAGGGTGTGCCTTTGCTGGTTATTTTATAGCTTGATGCGTGTCTGCTGATAGAGATCATATACTATCAGGTTTTCTTTTTCGGACATTAAAGTACTAATTGATTgtgttaattctttttttttttcaatacccATCGTATAAATGGTCTCTGtaaacatgatacatgatagaacCCAATGGCATTGTTTGATCCATGTAGCTGATTCTACCTAGTGGGACaaggttttgttgttgttgctgttgtataACTGGTGTGTTGATACTGGTTACACTTATAACCATTACTTGTTAGATTACGGAATTAGATATTGTGAGCCTGAACTCTTAGGGATCCAAGTTAGGGTCCCTCATATTTAAGGCCGAGAGCCAAGGGTATTATTAGTGGTATGGGTCCAACGTTAATAGCGGTAGGTTTGGAGTAGATGATTTTCTAGACAATCTGATCTAATTTCCGGGAGCTTGGATTGAATTAGATATTCAGtgcaaaaatatagatactattTATACTACCTTTCACATCAGCGCTCTTCTTTGGAACAACTTTTGAGACATGGATGAACTGTAATACGAAAAACAAGATTGGAAAATCATCGcaatgagttcatcatcacatgCTAGTGGATATGAAAATGGAGGAATCAATATGTCTTCTCCCACCCATTTACAAGACCAATGAATGCCACGAATATCATAAGGACTTTGACCAGTAGATACAAGTAAGCTCATCGAAAACACCATTTGACAATGGACAGCAAACTACAACCCAGAGGCCGGATATCAAGGAAAACCCCTCCCCAAAGATCGGTGAAATTGATAAGATGGGTTAGTAAGGGAGATGAAGGTTAGTGCAGGCTATGGAGGAATTTTAAGAACATGCGCAGGAGAATGGATAGGGAGATGAAGGTTAGTGCAGGCTATGGGGAGTTTTACCTGTTCACCAAATGGCATGGGACTTGGAAACGAGGAGGCTCATTGTTGAGATGGACCCCATTGAGGCATAATGAAGGAATCAGCAGGGGCAGAATAAAACACAATACATAACCCCAACTTGAGGAATATTAATGAGATGAAGAATAGACCTTGGGAGGTGAAATTCCACCATGTTTTCGGGGAAGAAAACAAATGTGCACCCTGGCTAGTAAAGGAAAGCTTCAACCACCATAATGGGTTTAAATTCTTACACTCCACCCTTAGAACTAGAATCCTTGATTATATGCCCCCTTTAGATAATTGACTTGCCATTTCTATTTTCTACCATAGGTCCCCTTCAGATAATTCTTACACTGCCATTTCTCTTTTTTACCATTTCTCTTTCTTACGATTTCAAAGTTACAGtgcatgcaaaagaaaaaagtataataaAGAAGCTCAAGCTTTTCAAATTGTTCAAAGCATTCCTTAGTATCAAGATCAATTGGCAGTGAAGTGCATCAAAAAAATTTTGTGCAAAACTCAATGCTTCAACAATTTTTGGTCTCACTTTACGAGTGTGGCCGAGATGAGATTCCCTTCCCCACCTttccttcccccccccccccccccttctgtCCCCTCTTCCCTTCCCTTCCCTGAACCAGCGTGAATTGAATCCCTTTTCCCTTATTCaacattttgttttgtttttttatttttaaagttaggagtatttttggaataaaaatttaaaatttggttcAACAATTTTTGGTCTCACTTTACGAGTGTGGCCGAGATGAGATTCCCTTCCCCACCTttccttccccccccccccctctgtCCCCTCTTCCCTTCCCTTCCCTGAACCAGCGTGAATTGAATCCCTTTTCCCTTATTCaacattttgttttgtttttttatttttaaagttaggagtatttttggaataaaaatttaaaatttggtaaaaatgacgattaaaaaaaaaacttaccttTGAGATCATTTTGTAGTGGAAAAAGGCcggtaacaaaataaaattttcgcctCTATATTaggatttaaaaatcaaaatcgtacttaacccttaaaattactaaaaaatgcTGGTCCTAAAGTTTCTGCTCCAAAAATTAGCACATTAAGGCGGTAAATAGCCTTTCTCCATTCCTAGCttctaggggtgtgcatgggccgggtgaaaccgggtttgatgtgacccagacccggcccgaaatatataccggacctatttgttagacccgaacccgaccctagacccgatgaaacctatacattttcgggccacgattataccgggtaaaaaccgggtgaaaaccgggccgttaacattatattaccttgataccttcttgtaagttagcatgtaaaaatatccaaatttccaagactccaactattatttgacatggtaaaattcacttagaaaaatataatacgAACTaacttttctctaaaattaaagcataaccataatcaatactaatattgcctaataacaccaaatatttaaatcaatacaaataacacaagattATGTATTaatctaaagtcttatgcattttaaatataaaacattaacttatagtcttatatataatgactagtaatacaatattaaggtttacaatacttaaatttcacataataataaccatcatccatcactaataacacaaaatattaattgtgtataatGATCGGGCCACCGGGCcaatttcgggtgacccgagatatggcccggacccgacccgaaataatgaccgggtctatttttaagacccatacccggccctagacccgatgaaatcacaccaaattagccccaaaagtgttcgggaccgggccgggtcttcgggccgggccgggccatgcacacccctactagCTTCCCTCCATTTAAGAATCAGAGTCCCGCACATTGCTTTCAAGTTTTTTGGTAGATCCTTTTCCATTTTCGGTTATTACAGTCCTTAATCCTTATTATGTTAAATATAGGTACATATGTAAGatatttttatgtttgaataAGTTGAAATAAGTTATCTAGTTAGTGAATTTCAGTCAAATTAATATCTTTACCATTGTTAGTAAATATTAGGAGTCCAAAATAACTCTTGCTTACTAAGATATCGAATAAGCATTAACCGCAACAATGAAATTACGGCAAAGGCCTGCCATACATAAAGCATAATCACATGGAATGCAATATATTTcagtatataaatttttttgtgggtGCAATCGACTTCAGGTAAAGTTGATAAtcgagagtcgttagatgatttgactgatttgactaaattttcatctaacggctctcaactatcaacttcacgtgaagtcgactgcacctgaatttttaccaaaatttttatgtcatatataaaatattttgtgtGAAAATTATACATGTAACGTTTTAATAGGCAAATGAATTTGGCATGCGGCACGTTATTTAATTAATGAATTCATGTAACTATGGCCGAGAAATGTAACAAAGTTTCAGCCGCTATCTATATGAAGTATCTTTATACTTCCTATACGTTCTTATTTAACATTACGAAAAATGAAgagattaaaaacaaaaaacaaaaaacaaaagcaaaagtAATAAAACAAGAATAATGGCCAAAATTTCTTGTTTGTTCACTCTTTCTCTGTTACCCAACTCTTTCATTACAAATCAGAATCTCCATCGAGATCGATCGTTCCTCTCTTGTGAAATTTTAATTCTGCAAGAGTTGGAATCTTAACAATATTTAGTTTTGATTAGGCCACAGCAACTGTGCCTGTTCTTAAAGTGTTTTCGGATGTAGAATTCTGGTTAGTGGTCTCAGATTTTCTAACACCCctttttgaagaagaaagcttcaACGTTTTCTCTTTTGCTTCATCAATCTCTATCTGTTCCTGCCTGCACTCTTTGCTACAGAACGGAGTGTTCCCTctgcaaaaattcaaaaatcaaaatcataagaAATCTTAACCAAAAAACACTTCAAATATAATTCATTAACAACATCATGTCTAATCAAGAAGAAATAGGAAAAAGAATTCTATTCTAAAAGTACTCAATCAAAGAATTACTGTAAAGATCTAAAACCCTTAGCTTCAAAATTGAGCTAACCTATACATAAAGATGTCTCTGTTTTGGCCAAGAGGTTTTTTGCATAGAAAACAAGCTTGAAGGAAATATGGCTGCTCATAGTGATGTTCACATCCAGCATAATAGAAGATGTTagatcttggagaagaagaagaagaagaagatggtgatgataagGGAGAAGCCATAGATATGTGGAGAAGACTCAAAAGAAAAGAGTTTGGAAAAAGCAgggaaggaaaagaaagaaaaaatgggaATTATATAATGATTGTTTTAGAAGAGAGGAGTTGGACTTGATTGTGATATGAGGTGGTGTGGACCAcaaacacactcacacacacatGTTCTTCATCAATCATTaggttttaatattaattttactctcttttttatttttttaatataccaGAAGTAAGTGgactataaatttaaaaatattatttaaattaattattatatatttgtgtataaataaatataatatacattttatattttaatatatatttt includes:
- the LOC112710521 gene encoding ATP synthase subunit delta', mitochondrial, giving the protein MFRRASTLLRRPLMGATSRRFSTDLPAAAVEDSSFVEAWKKVSPNVDPPKTPLAYMKPRPATPSSLPSKLTVNFVLPYASELSAKEVDMVIVPATTGQMGVLPGHVATIAELKPGVLSVHEGNDVTKYFVSSGFAFIHANSVADIIAVEAVPVDRIDANLVQKGLQEFTQKLNSATTDLEKAEAQIGVDVHSALNSALTG
- the LOC112710523 gene encoding FCS-Like Zinc finger 3 — encoded protein: MASPLSSPSSSSSSSPRSNIFYYAGCEHHYEQPYFLQACFLCKKPLGQNRDIFMYRGNTPFCSKECRQEQIEIDEAKEKTLKLSSSKRGVRKSETTNQNSTSENTLRTGTVAVA